From a region of the Paraburkholderia caribensis genome:
- a CDS encoding PHA/PHB synthase family protein codes for MATLPLTTDEKLQPLPEHTARLTTPTAASHVFRGDTRGDAQTGCHGEGRSHPVLSRDLLDRAAHAGVAALTGGLSPTSVALAIMDWTLHMAVAPGKLLELSTAAALAGAEVSHDAMRATVAEPRREHAPGDPRFAADDWAAWPFHVYRDGFLRLQHWWESATTAIPGVERHHEELVRFLARQWLDACSPSNFVATNPVVQRAAWSSGGTSFVTGALHWLADLRDLVHGGPGGEHAYPSEWQPGKHVAITPGKVIWRSELCELLQYAPTTLTVATEPILIVPSWIMKYYILDLQPHDSLIRYLVDAGYTVYTISWRNPGEAFRDVGLEAYLQEGLLAALAQVRERDAQQVHMVGYCLGGTLLAIAAAALVRDGRGDELKTVTLLAAQTDFTEPGELGLFIDASELAALDALMWRQGYLDGAQMSAAFQLLKSRDLIWSRMMSEYLLGRRSQPNDLMAWNADTTRLPYRMHSEYLTSLFLDNDLAEGRYCVGGRPVALSDIEAPMFVVGTERDHVSPWRSVYKLHLLTHNELTFLLTAGGHNAGIVSQPGHPDRYYRCATRAAGEPYRGRQEFLAANEPVDGSWWPRWNAWLREHSDGEAPGRTIVDGLDDAPGTYVFER; via the coding sequence ATGGCAACGCTTCCTCTGACGACCGACGAAAAGCTACAACCATTGCCGGAACATACGGCTCGGCTCACGACGCCTACCGCTGCGTCCCACGTTTTTCGAGGCGATACACGGGGCGACGCCCAGACCGGTTGTCACGGGGAAGGGAGATCTCACCCCGTGCTTTCGCGCGACCTTCTTGATCGCGCCGCGCATGCCGGAGTCGCTGCCCTGACGGGCGGTCTGTCCCCGACGTCCGTGGCGCTTGCCATCATGGATTGGACGCTGCACATGGCCGTTGCGCCGGGAAAGCTATTGGAGCTTTCGACCGCGGCTGCATTGGCGGGCGCCGAGGTTTCACACGACGCCATGCGCGCAACCGTCGCTGAGCCCAGGCGGGAGCACGCGCCCGGCGATCCGCGCTTCGCCGCCGACGATTGGGCGGCGTGGCCGTTTCATGTGTATCGCGACGGCTTTCTCCGGCTCCAACACTGGTGGGAGTCTGCAACGACGGCGATACCGGGCGTCGAAAGACATCACGAAGAACTGGTGCGCTTCCTGGCTCGCCAATGGCTGGATGCGTGCTCGCCCAGCAACTTTGTCGCTACCAATCCAGTGGTGCAACGGGCAGCGTGGTCGAGCGGCGGGACGAGCTTCGTCACGGGCGCATTGCACTGGCTTGCAGACCTGCGTGACCTTGTGCACGGCGGTCCGGGCGGCGAGCACGCCTACCCGTCGGAATGGCAGCCAGGCAAACACGTCGCCATCACTCCGGGCAAAGTGATCTGGCGCAGCGAGTTGTGTGAATTGCTGCAGTACGCACCGACGACACTGACGGTCGCAACCGAGCCAATCCTGATCGTGCCGTCGTGGATCATGAAGTACTACATTCTCGATCTTCAGCCACATGATTCACTGATCCGCTATCTCGTCGACGCTGGCTATACCGTCTACACGATTTCGTGGCGCAATCCCGGCGAGGCGTTCCGTGACGTCGGACTGGAAGCGTATCTGCAGGAAGGATTGCTCGCAGCTCTTGCGCAAGTGCGCGAGCGTGACGCCCAGCAGGTGCACATGGTTGGCTATTGTCTTGGCGGAACCTTGCTCGCGATCGCGGCGGCGGCGCTCGTTCGCGACGGCAGAGGCGACGAACTGAAAACCGTGACGCTGCTCGCCGCTCAGACGGACTTCACCGAACCCGGCGAACTCGGCCTTTTCATCGACGCCAGTGAACTCGCGGCGCTCGATGCGCTAATGTGGCGCCAAGGTTATCTCGATGGGGCGCAGATGTCGGCGGCATTCCAGTTGCTCAAGTCACGGGATCTGATCTGGTCGCGGATGATGAGCGAGTATCTGCTCGGCCGCCGTTCGCAGCCAAACGACCTGATGGCATGGAACGCCGATACGACGCGCCTGCCGTACCGGATGCACAGCGAGTATCTGACCTCGCTGTTTCTCGACAACGATCTCGCGGAAGGGCGATACTGCGTCGGCGGACGGCCTGTTGCGCTGTCCGATATCGAGGCACCCATGTTCGTCGTCGGCACCGAGCGGGATCATGTCTCGCCCTGGCGCTCCGTTTACAAGCTGCACCTGCTCACACACAACGAACTGACGTTTCTGCTGACGGCGGGTGGGCACAACGCCGGCATCGTGTCGCAGCCGGGTCACCCGGATCGCTATTACCGCTGCGCGACGCGAGCGGCGGGAGAGCCGTATCGCGGCAGACAGGAGTTCCTCGCAGCCAACGAACCTGTCGATGGCTCATGGTGGCCGAGGTGGAATGCGTGGCTGCGCGAGCATTCGGACGGCGAGGCGCCTGGGCGCACGATCGTCGACGGACTGGACGATGCACCGGGCACCTACGTGTTCGAACGATAA
- a CDS encoding universal stress protein, protein MAQASSVESTAGRAFRRVMLAIDDSEATTRAAEYAKALFAGRATIRVVTVAQNPRTLLPLGATTQNFLASARDEIVADSRAALARIEAIFAGTKLESGLVDLSVHRGNTADALLDTASHWHADLIMMGMRQHRGLLRWVEGTVSEPVARRASCSLLLVPQDSRVPTDKSAQRMVFALDGSACSIVGLRTGLQLATPDTQLRAIYVVDRASHVMDGAAIDLLENVYLEEGCTVLERAARICAERGRYAETALIKTRKSRDDVPHAIVRDVQDWKGELLVLGTHGRRGFERWLVGSVAARTVRLADTPVLLVRDCAAMAATT, encoded by the coding sequence CGCGTTCCGGCGCGTGATGCTGGCGATCGACGATTCAGAAGCAACGACACGCGCAGCCGAGTACGCGAAGGCCCTGTTCGCCGGTCGCGCGACGATCCGGGTCGTCACGGTTGCGCAGAATCCGCGCACGCTACTTCCACTCGGCGCAACCACGCAAAACTTTCTCGCGTCTGCGAGGGACGAAATCGTGGCCGATTCGCGCGCAGCGCTCGCCAGGATCGAGGCTATATTTGCCGGGACGAAGCTCGAATCCGGCCTGGTCGATCTTTCCGTGCACCGCGGGAACACTGCTGACGCATTACTCGATACCGCGTCACACTGGCACGCGGACCTCATCATGATGGGCATGCGGCAACATCGGGGCCTGCTGCGCTGGGTCGAAGGCACGGTGTCCGAACCTGTTGCGCGCCGCGCAAGCTGCTCGTTGCTGCTGGTTCCGCAGGACAGTCGCGTTCCGACGGACAAATCCGCTCAACGCATGGTTTTCGCCCTGGACGGCAGCGCCTGTTCTATCGTGGGGTTGCGAACGGGCCTTCAACTGGCGACCCCGGATACCCAATTGCGTGCTATCTATGTCGTGGATCGAGCGAGCCACGTGATGGATGGCGCGGCCATCGACCTGCTGGAAAATGTCTATCTCGAGGAGGGCTGCACTGTCCTTGAGCGCGCAGCGCGCATCTGCGCCGAACGGGGGCGCTACGCGGAGACGGCACTGATCAAGACACGTAAAAGCCGGGATGACGTCCCTCACGCCATCGTACGCGACGTTCAGGACTGGAAAGGCGAACTGCTCGTTCTCGGCACTCATGGCCGGCGAGGCTTCGAACGATGGCTTGTCGGCAGCGTAGCGGCCCGCACTGTGCGGCTTGCCGACACTCCCGTTTTACTCGTGCGCGACTGCGCAGCAATGGCTGCCACGACGTGA